One region of Desulfitobacterium chlororespirans DSM 11544 genomic DNA includes:
- a CDS encoding glycosyl hydrolase family 18 protein — protein MKRFLTLNLIAVLVLSFSLVGCNTAQQQNTQAPNQIATESGEPPKAEAETRQDVLGEEKRVVMGFYTDPEGEIPGSKESMMKNIKMMDEVSFFWYSFDANGKILTTGKKDLSIKEAAQKNGAKAYALIHNMRGGLFDANLAHSVFANPQTRSKFINNIVQLVLNEKWDGVAIDIEKTPPADRNNFTAFLGELHGALKAKDKVLNVSIPAKFIDYPSDLWSGAYDYASIGKNADQIVLMTYDEHGLGTTHGPISSHAWVNKVISYAVTKIPREKIVLGLPVYSFDWGSNKPTMPDYLSYEQSMARAKKHGVEVGYDEEHKVPWYTYTANGVRHEVYFENKQSLQPKMEYAREHKLHGVAIWRLGMEDPSIWDSLVKTYGTNKNKK, from the coding sequence ATGAAGCGGTTTCTGACTTTAAATTTAATAGCTGTTTTGGTATTGAGTTTTAGCTTGGTTGGGTGTAATACAGCGCAGCAGCAAAACACCCAAGCACCGAATCAGATCGCCACGGAAAGCGGCGAACCTCCAAAAGCTGAGGCAGAGACTCGTCAGGATGTTCTAGGGGAAGAGAAACGGGTGGTCATGGGTTTCTATACGGACCCTGAAGGAGAGATCCCCGGCTCCAAGGAATCGATGATGAAGAACATCAAAATGATGGATGAGGTTTCCTTCTTCTGGTATAGTTTTGATGCCAATGGAAAAATTCTCACCACAGGGAAAAAAGATCTCAGCATTAAAGAAGCAGCGCAAAAGAATGGAGCTAAAGCCTACGCTTTAATTCATAATATGCGCGGCGGCCTCTTCGATGCCAACCTGGCTCACAGTGTGTTCGCCAATCCTCAGACCCGGTCTAAGTTTATCAACAATATTGTGCAACTGGTTTTGAATGAGAAATGGGATGGTGTGGCCATTGATATTGAAAAGACACCACCCGCTGACCGCAACAACTTCACAGCCTTCTTAGGTGAACTTCACGGTGCCTTAAAGGCTAAAGACAAGGTGCTCAACGTATCCATTCCGGCTAAGTTTATCGATTACCCATCTGACCTTTGGTCCGGGGCTTATGATTATGCCTCCATCGGTAAAAATGCCGACCAAATCGTGCTGATGACCTATGACGAGCATGGACTGGGAACCACCCATGGACCGATATCTTCCCACGCCTGGGTCAATAAAGTAATCTCTTATGCGGTAACCAAAATCCCCAGGGAGAAAATCGTCTTAGGGCTTCCTGTCTACTCCTTTGACTGGGGTTCCAACAAGCCCACCATGCCCGACTATCTCTCCTATGAGCAAAGTATGGCCCGTGCCAAAAAACATGGGGTGGAAGTTGGCTATGATGAAGAGCATAAAGTTCCCTGGTATACTTACACAGCCAATGGTGTCCGTCATGAAGTATACTTTGAAAACAAGCAAAGCCTGCAGCCCAAGATGGAATATGCCCGGGAGCATAAGCTTCATGGCGTAGCCATCTGGAGATTGGGGATGGAAGATCCCTCCATCTGGGACAGCTTGGTCAAGACTTACGGAACCAATAAGAATAAGAAATAG
- a CDS encoding ubiquitin-like domain-containing protein produces the protein MLEKTRTSVFSLVRSSRKAQISVTLLTVAFIVASVFLLKAKTITVEIDGGTQSLTTLYSTVGAALEHSRLGIYPEDIVEPNRETGIAKGLEIKITRSLPVELTVDGEAYPARTPAPTVGEALVDLSNRLGLDLKVTDEVNLHREAVLVADAKLEVRRAVPVKVKVDGKEIDTYLAPRTVEEALDKLDIALNEKDKVSLPMKHMIEAEDEIQVVRVEEKIETMTNEIPYQTVAQSADFPIGLPDKVVTKGVNGQHEQTMKITMEDGVEVAREVLQQEVLRAPVNQVVSRGAQTTISRGGKTIEFKRAYLMRASAYSGGGRTATGHNVRYGVIAVDPRVIPLGTEVYVDGYGEAVALDTGGAIKGNRVDLYMNTEDACWSWGVRSVVVYVK, from the coding sequence ATGTTAGAGAAGACACGAACTTCGGTCTTTTCCCTAGTTCGTAGCTCCCGTAAAGCCCAAATCTCCGTTACATTACTGACTGTGGCATTCATCGTAGCATCAGTATTTTTGTTAAAAGCCAAGACGATCACCGTTGAGATTGATGGAGGAACACAGAGCCTCACAACCCTCTACTCAACCGTCGGTGCAGCTCTTGAACACTCAAGGCTTGGTATTTACCCCGAGGATATCGTAGAACCGAATCGCGAGACGGGTATCGCGAAAGGATTAGAGATTAAGATTACGCGCAGCCTCCCTGTGGAGTTGACAGTGGACGGGGAAGCGTATCCGGCTCGGACCCCTGCGCCCACTGTGGGTGAAGCCCTGGTTGATTTATCAAATCGTTTGGGATTGGATCTCAAGGTAACGGATGAGGTTAATCTCCATCGAGAGGCTGTCCTGGTAGCCGATGCTAAACTTGAGGTTCGGCGGGCAGTTCCTGTTAAGGTCAAAGTCGATGGGAAAGAAATTGATACTTATTTAGCCCCGCGCACAGTGGAAGAAGCTTTGGATAAGCTTGATATTGCTTTAAACGAGAAGGATAAGGTATCTCTACCAATGAAGCACATGATAGAAGCCGAAGACGAGATTCAAGTGGTTCGGGTAGAGGAAAAAATCGAGACCATGACCAATGAGATTCCCTATCAGACGGTTGCTCAGTCGGCAGATTTTCCAATAGGATTGCCGGATAAGGTTGTGACAAAAGGGGTAAACGGTCAACATGAGCAGACGATGAAGATCACCATGGAAGATGGGGTCGAAGTCGCACGAGAGGTTTTGCAGCAGGAGGTTTTACGGGCTCCTGTGAATCAAGTGGTTTCACGAGGAGCACAGACCACCATTTCCCGTGGTGGCAAAACCATCGAATTTAAACGCGCTTATTTGATGAGGGCTTCCGCTTATTCGGGCGGCGGAAGGACAGCAACAGGGCATAACGTTCGCTACGGAGTGATTGCCGTAGATCCGCGAGTGATTCCTTTAGGAACAGAAGTTTATGTGGATGGATATGGTGAGGCAGTCGCACTGGACACCGGGGGTGCGATCAAAGGAAACCGGGTTGATTTATATATGAATACGGAGGACGCCTGCTGGTCTTGGGGGGTTCGCTCCGTAGTGGTTTATGTAAAATAA
- a CDS encoding methyl-accepting chemotaxis protein has translation MKSIRTRLILVFLLTSIMMAGIVGGFNIYNQTVLTQNNVDEYRKTLYEEYDRGLKMNVEIAISIIQGVYQEQQEGLLTEAEAKEKAAALVRTILYDQGNYIWVDTVEGINVVYLGKDSEGKSRIDAVDPSGFLYIRELIKNGMQEGGGYTDYEFAKPNESEPKPKRSYTQLFKPYAWIVGTGNWVDDIETKVSEKEMYYNQHMLNDIIKVVAAMVIGLGVVAVLAFVISRRIAQRVQRIAQGAREVAQGNLTIDKIVVDTQDELGQLAGDFNQMTDNLAEVVKKVAYASEQVSLTAQELSSGAEESAQAAMEVAAAVTDVAQGTERQISSVSEVSEVVKEMAAGMEQVLTNTGYVVRSAEGTSQAAAKGQGSVQTTIEQMNHIQKVVNHSAELVEQLGLRSQEIGQIIETISGIAAQTNLLALNAAIEAARAGEQGRGFAVVAEEVRKLAEQSQGAAKQISTLILEIQGDTVKAVEAMQDGTLEVEKGAKVVVEAGSAFAEIAELIQEVTGQVRDISAEIEQISQGNERIIRAVEEVDQISREITDQTYGVSASTEEQSASVEEIASSCQVLENMAMELEKILAKFKV, from the coding sequence TTGAAAAGCATTAGAACTCGGTTGATTTTGGTATTCCTTCTCACATCCATCATGATGGCGGGCATTGTCGGTGGGTTTAATATCTATAACCAAACAGTGTTGACGCAAAACAATGTGGATGAATATCGCAAGACTTTGTATGAGGAATACGATCGAGGCCTTAAAATGAATGTAGAGATCGCAATAAGCATTATTCAGGGAGTCTATCAAGAGCAGCAGGAAGGATTATTGACTGAGGCGGAAGCCAAGGAAAAAGCGGCGGCTTTGGTGCGCACTATTCTCTATGATCAGGGCAATTATATCTGGGTGGATACCGTTGAAGGGATCAATGTGGTTTATCTGGGTAAAGACTCAGAGGGAAAAAGCCGGATTGATGCGGTAGATCCCAGTGGCTTTCTTTACATAAGAGAACTGATTAAAAACGGTATGCAGGAGGGTGGCGGGTATACAGATTATGAATTCGCCAAACCCAATGAATCAGAGCCTAAGCCCAAGCGGAGCTATACACAGCTTTTTAAGCCTTATGCCTGGATCGTGGGCACAGGGAACTGGGTTGATGATATCGAGACCAAAGTCAGTGAAAAAGAAATGTATTATAACCAACACATGCTGAACGATATTATTAAAGTAGTCGCCGCCATGGTGATCGGCCTTGGGGTGGTGGCCGTTCTGGCTTTTGTCATCAGTCGGCGCATTGCCCAAAGGGTTCAGCGCATCGCCCAAGGAGCCAGGGAAGTCGCTCAGGGTAATCTGACCATTGACAAGATTGTGGTGGATACCCAGGACGAGCTGGGCCAATTGGCCGGTGATTTTAATCAAATGACCGATAACCTGGCGGAAGTGGTCAAAAAGGTGGCCTACGCCTCCGAACAAGTATCTCTGACTGCTCAGGAGCTCTCCTCCGGAGCGGAAGAGTCTGCTCAAGCGGCTATGGAGGTTGCTGCGGCAGTCACCGACGTTGCCCAGGGTACGGAAAGACAAATAAGCTCTGTCAGTGAAGTTTCCGAAGTCGTGAAAGAAATGGCGGCAGGGATGGAGCAGGTTTTAACCAATACAGGCTATGTGGTTCGCTCGGCTGAAGGGACATCTCAAGCCGCTGCCAAAGGTCAGGGTTCTGTACAGACCACCATTGAACAGATGAATCATATCCAAAAGGTGGTTAACCATAGCGCAGAATTGGTAGAACAGCTGGGCCTTCGCTCCCAGGAGATCGGCCAAATCATCGAGACCATCTCCGGCATCGCGGCCCAGACCAATCTTCTGGCCCTGAACGCAGCTATTGAAGCAGCCCGGGCAGGTGAACAAGGACGAGGTTTCGCCGTGGTTGCCGAAGAGGTAAGGAAGTTAGCGGAACAATCCCAAGGGGCAGCCAAGCAGATCTCCACCCTCATCTTGGAAATCCAAGGGGATACGGTGAAAGCCGTGGAGGCTATGCAGGATGGAACCCTTGAGGTAGAAAAAGGAGCAAAAGTGGTCGTCGAAGCCGGAAGTGCCTTTGCAGAGATAGCCGAGCTTATTCAAGAAGTGACCGGGCAAGTTCGGGATATATCCGCTGAGATTGAGCAAATATCCCAGGGGAATGAGCGGATCATTCGGGCGGTGGAAGAAGTGGATCAGATCAGCCGGGAGATTACGGATCAGACCTACGGTGTCTCGGCTTCCACTGAAGAGCAGTCCGCTTCTGTCGAAGAAATCGCGTCTTCCTGTCAGGTATTGGAGAATATGGCCATGGAATTGGAAAAGATTCTGGCAAAATTCAAAGTATAA
- a CDS encoding TatD family hydrolase, translated as MIWDTHAHLDDPRYQGDFQGVLDNMARAHITRVTNVGYDLPSSERSVRLAHHHDAIYAAVGVHPHDAQGATEETWERLAQLAREDKVIAWGEIGLDYYRDLSPRKIQQEVFIRQIELADQAGLPIIIHNRDAHQDLLEIVKAHTPKKGGVFHCYSGSWEMAKLILNLGFYISFAGPLTFKNARHTVEVAEKVPLDRFLVETDSPYLTPEPYRGKRNEPAYVRQVVERFGTIRGLEAEEAARLAFENGNRLFGL; from the coding sequence ATGATCTGGGATACACATGCCCATCTGGATGATCCCCGCTATCAAGGGGATTTCCAGGGGGTTCTGGACAATATGGCCCGGGCTCACATCACCAGGGTCACTAATGTAGGCTATGACCTGCCTTCCTCAGAACGCTCGGTTCGTTTGGCCCATCACCATGATGCCATTTATGCCGCCGTGGGGGTTCATCCCCATGATGCCCAGGGAGCGACCGAGGAAACCTGGGAGCGTTTGGCCCAGCTGGCTCGGGAAGATAAGGTGATCGCCTGGGGAGAAATCGGACTGGATTATTATCGGGATCTCTCTCCCCGCAAAATTCAGCAGGAGGTGTTTATCCGCCAGATTGAACTGGCGGATCAAGCAGGACTCCCCATCATTATCCACAATCGGGATGCCCATCAGGATCTTTTAGAGATCGTGAAGGCCCATACTCCGAAAAAGGGCGGGGTGTTTCACTGCTATTCGGGATCCTGGGAAATGGCTAAGCTCATCCTTAACTTAGGATTTTATATCTCCTTTGCTGGACCGCTTACCTTTAAAAATGCCCGGCATACGGTGGAAGTGGCTGAGAAAGTCCCTCTGGACCGTTTCCTGGTGGAGACGGATTCTCCCTATCTTACTCCGGAGCCTTACCGCGGCAAGCGCAACGAACCGGCTTATGTGCGGCAGGTGGTGGAGCGGTTCGGGACCATCCGGGGACTGGAGGCTGAGGAGGCGGCAAGGCTGGCTTTTGAGAATGGGAATAGGTTATTTGGGCTGTAA
- the rnmV gene encoding ribonuclease M5 yields MIEELIVVEGKNDAHAVRRALGNVDILWTEGYGLTQEKLGYIAEAAKRCGVIVVTDPDSVGEQIRERIRRHVPEAKHVYLSKKDARSAKDDDIGVENASPEDIQKAFQKIRTDTLYSEPKNSEYPTEGTSFAMKDLLEAGLAGLSHSAERRLAVGKILGIGDANAKQFLRRLNRFGITHEEFNKAVREAIHGERSELYPAHS; encoded by the coding sequence ATGATTGAAGAGTTAATCGTGGTGGAAGGTAAAAATGATGCTCATGCAGTGCGCAGAGCTTTAGGAAATGTGGATATACTGTGGACGGAGGGTTACGGGTTAACCCAGGAAAAGTTAGGTTACATTGCTGAGGCAGCCAAGCGCTGCGGCGTAATCGTAGTGACAGATCCGGATTCCGTAGGGGAACAAATCCGGGAACGGATCCGGCGGCATGTGCCGGAAGCCAAGCATGTTTATTTGTCTAAAAAGGATGCCCGCTCTGCCAAGGATGATGATATTGGTGTAGAAAATGCCAGTCCTGAAGACATTCAAAAGGCGTTCCAAAAGATCAGGACAGATACACTTTATTCCGAACCAAAGAATAGTGAATACCCAACTGAAGGGACCTCATTCGCAATGAAGGATTTGCTGGAAGCCGGGCTGGCGGGATTGAGCCATTCGGCAGAACGACGCCTGGCAGTGGGAAAGATCTTAGGGATTGGGGATGCTAATGCCAAGCAATTTTTGCGGCGCTTAAATCGGTTTGGAATCACCCATGAGGAATTCAATAAGGCGGTTAGGGAGGCTATTCATGGAGAACGCAGCGAATTATACCCGGCGCATTCTTAA
- a CDS encoding G5 and 3D domain-containing protein, with protein MYSLPIATYTDYWRLAKNRSLTMGGTLVLAGSTLLYAPTDAFPKRMELTLPVFERNSQSPASVPGTQALGREETLLNPEGTAVPLAEGIGAAEGVGVEIGQIAMTYRIEDVEIPINTEYIESDRLLPGTSQVQEEGQVGVERQVIRTTTIGGELNDEQIVNQFFLNAPKKRVVIQNTRPVERSDVDLNQYTVLKTFEVEATAYTYTGNPTATGVWPREGLIAVDPRVIPLGTEVYVEGYGHAIAADTGGAIKGNIIDVFFPSLQRCIQWGRRPVVIHILDNK; from the coding sequence ATGTATTCATTACCTATAGCTACCTATACGGATTATTGGCGCTTAGCGAAAAACCGTAGTCTGACCATGGGTGGAACCTTGGTATTGGCAGGAAGCACGTTGCTTTATGCTCCGACGGATGCCTTTCCCAAAAGAATGGAACTAACCCTGCCTGTGTTCGAAAGGAACAGTCAAAGCCCGGCTTCTGTTCCCGGCACCCAAGCTTTGGGGAGGGAGGAAACTCTCCTGAATCCGGAAGGAACAGCGGTTCCTTTAGCGGAGGGGATAGGGGCCGCGGAGGGGGTTGGGGTGGAAATTGGCCAGATAGCCATGACCTATCGCATCGAAGATGTGGAAATTCCCATCAATACGGAGTATATAGAGTCGGATCGGTTGCTTCCCGGCACGAGCCAGGTTCAGGAGGAGGGCCAGGTAGGGGTAGAGCGCCAGGTTATTCGCACGACGACCATAGGAGGGGAGCTCAACGATGAGCAGATCGTGAATCAATTTTTCCTCAATGCCCCGAAGAAGAGGGTGGTGATCCAGAATACCAGGCCTGTGGAGCGGAGTGATGTGGATCTCAACCAATACACTGTCCTGAAGACCTTCGAGGTGGAAGCTACGGCCTATACCTATACAGGCAACCCGACGGCGACGGGCGTCTGGCCCCGGGAAGGGTTGATTGCGGTGGATCCGCGGGTGATCCCTTTAGGAACAGAGGTTTATGTGGAAGGCTATGGACATGCCATAGCTGCCGATACAGGGGGGGCGATTAAAGGGAATATTATCGATGTCTTTTTTCCCAGTTTACAGCGCTGCATTCAATGGGGAAGAAGGCCGGTGGTCATCCACATTTTGGATAATAAATAA
- the rsmA gene encoding 16S rRNA (adenine(1518)-N(6)/adenine(1519)-N(6))-dimethyltransferase RsmA has product MENAANYTRRILKGGAKAHKSLGQNFLMDDRVIEAIAAASIKDPEIPIVEIGPGLGVLTRVLAQKAQKVWAVELDRGKVNLLQRELQGLPVDILNMDALKLDLKDIWGTGKGVLVGNLPYYITSPLLMHFLEQKDSLASMVVMVQKEVADRLVAKPGGKDYGILSIAAQVSAQAEKLFEVTPQAFWPAPKVTSAVVRFELRSYPGFRVKEKDFFRVVKAAFSQRRKTLGNSLAGGLGLPKQQIGEILAAAGVDEQRRAETLSIEEFQAVTEAVMKNLD; this is encoded by the coding sequence ATGGAGAACGCAGCGAATTATACCCGGCGCATTCTTAAAGGCGGTGCCAAAGCCCACAAATCCTTAGGACAGAATTTTTTGATGGATGACCGGGTCATCGAGGCTATTGCAGCCGCCAGTATTAAAGACCCGGAAATCCCCATCGTCGAGATTGGACCAGGATTGGGAGTCCTGACCCGGGTCTTGGCCCAAAAAGCGCAAAAAGTGTGGGCGGTAGAGCTGGACCGGGGGAAAGTGAATCTATTGCAGAGAGAGCTGCAAGGGCTGCCCGTAGATATTCTCAATATGGATGCCCTAAAGCTGGATTTGAAGGATATCTGGGGCACGGGAAAAGGAGTGCTGGTAGGAAACCTCCCTTACTACATTACCAGCCCCCTGTTGATGCATTTTTTGGAGCAGAAGGACTCCCTCGCTAGTATGGTGGTCATGGTCCAAAAGGAAGTGGCGGATCGTTTGGTCGCCAAACCCGGCGGCAAGGATTATGGGATTCTGTCCATAGCAGCCCAAGTCTCAGCCCAAGCGGAGAAACTCTTTGAGGTGACCCCCCAGGCCTTTTGGCCGGCACCTAAAGTCACTTCAGCCGTGGTGCGCTTTGAGCTGCGCTCTTATCCGGGATTCAGGGTAAAGGAAAAGGACTTCTTCCGGGTGGTTAAGGCCGCCTTTAGTCAAAGGCGCAAAACCTTAGGGAATTCCTTGGCCGGAGGACTTGGCCTCCCTAAACAGCAGATCGGGGAGATTCTGGCCGCAGCCGGTGTGGATGAACAGAGAAGAGCGGAAACCTTAAGCATAGAGGAGTTTCAAGCAGTGACGGAAGCTGTTATGAAAAATTTAGACTGA
- a CDS encoding methylenetetrahydrofolate reductase C-terminal domain-containing protein, giving the protein MENRFKQSLLDPNTLSVTWELVPGRGAREKAQESALLAAEQAAKGGKVHALTITDNPGGNPAILADYLGQEILKLGIEPLVHFTCKDKNRNQMESQLYALDRAEVRSLLVMTGDYTVSGFKGRPKPVFDLDPTHALELIAQMNEGLGIPGPKGMSYHQPSDFFAGAAVSPFKGTEAEQMVQYYKLKKKVASGAQFIVTQLGYDARKIHEVLQFMKLNDLNVPLVGNIYILPFGAARIMNQNQLPGCVVTDKLLAEIDKERTAEDKGVSARLLRAAKMYALMKGMGFAGVHIGGHNIKYEQVEYVIEKGEELSKDWMALVPEFDYPMPNGFYYYEKDPKTGLNSTTPVNRKNLPLDAPVGVAYSGMRLMHSMLFTPGKNFFPVMRKIYKGRKDHRKHGLEHLAKVITNDCKDCGDCAMFELAYLCPMSQCPKNQRNGACGGSYQGWCEVYPNQKQCIYVRAYARLKKYDEEGDLDSHHIPPADWDLYQTSSWSNFFLGRDHSGKILGIPTPEEEAAKVKGAESAK; this is encoded by the coding sequence ATGGAGAACCGTTTTAAACAGTCTTTGTTGGACCCTAATACCCTCTCCGTCACTTGGGAGCTGGTCCCTGGGAGAGGAGCACGTGAGAAAGCTCAGGAAAGCGCATTGCTTGCTGCAGAGCAGGCGGCTAAGGGCGGCAAGGTTCATGCCCTGACCATCACCGATAACCCCGGCGGCAACCCTGCTATTCTCGCCGATTATCTTGGTCAGGAGATTCTTAAGCTGGGGATAGAGCCCCTTGTCCATTTCACCTGTAAGGATAAAAACCGCAACCAAATGGAAAGCCAGCTTTATGCCCTTGATCGGGCCGAAGTCCGCAGCCTTTTGGTCATGACCGGGGATTATACGGTCTCCGGCTTTAAAGGCCGGCCTAAACCGGTTTTTGACCTCGATCCCACCCATGCCTTAGAACTTATCGCCCAGATGAATGAGGGACTTGGCATCCCCGGCCCTAAGGGCATGTCTTATCATCAGCCCAGCGATTTCTTTGCCGGTGCCGCCGTTTCTCCTTTTAAAGGCACCGAAGCCGAGCAAATGGTCCAATATTATAAACTGAAGAAAAAGGTGGCCAGCGGAGCTCAGTTTATTGTCACTCAGCTTGGCTATGATGCCCGAAAAATCCATGAAGTCCTCCAGTTCATGAAGCTTAATGATCTCAATGTTCCTCTTGTGGGCAATATCTATATTCTCCCCTTCGGTGCAGCCAGAATTATGAACCAGAATCAGCTGCCGGGCTGTGTGGTCACGGATAAGCTCCTGGCTGAAATTGATAAGGAAAGAACCGCTGAAGATAAAGGGGTAAGCGCCCGCTTGCTGAGAGCCGCCAAGATGTATGCTCTCATGAAAGGCATGGGCTTTGCCGGTGTTCATATCGGCGGGCATAATATCAAGTATGAGCAAGTGGAGTATGTGATCGAAAAGGGCGAGGAGCTCAGCAAAGACTGGATGGCTCTGGTACCTGAGTTTGATTATCCTATGCCCAATGGATTCTATTATTATGAAAAGGATCCCAAAACCGGCCTGAATAGCACTACACCCGTCAATCGGAAGAACCTGCCCCTGGATGCCCCTGTAGGAGTAGCTTACAGCGGTATGCGCTTGATGCACAGCATGCTCTTCACTCCCGGCAAAAACTTCTTCCCTGTCATGCGCAAGATTTATAAAGGGCGCAAGGATCACCGCAAGCACGGTTTGGAGCATCTGGCTAAAGTCATCACCAACGACTGTAAAGACTGCGGTGACTGCGCCATGTTTGAACTGGCTTATCTCTGTCCCATGTCCCAATGTCCCAAGAACCAAAGAAACGGTGCCTGTGGCGGCAGCTATCAGGGCTGGTGTGAGGTTTATCCCAACCAGAAGCAATGTATTTATGTCAGAGCGTATGCCCGTCTGAAAAAATACGATGAAGAAGGGGATCTGGATTCCCATCACATCCCTCCCGCCGACTGGGATTTGTACCAAACTTCCTCATGGTCTAATTTCTTCTTAGGGCGGGATCACTCCGGAAAGATTTTAGGCATCCCTACACCTGAAGAGGAAGCAGCCAAAGTTAAAGGTGCCGAATCGGCTAAGTAA
- a CDS encoding N-acetylmuramoyl-L-alanine amidase family protein has translation MRRPVVIPGRQTQGMAIIIVLTVMFGLVLSVFYQGSAAVLGPLETKVKVVVDAGHGGYDPGAITKQGVYEKEINLQMAKRVKELLEPAGIEVILTREEDIDYVPEGVRGRQPKKQADLNHRISLANEVEADTLISLHLNATPSGRNTGAETFYYFDSEEGKRLAETIQQELIKVPGMNRRIAKPGDFYLIKNAPMPAVIVELGYISNPKELARLRQSWYQDQLAQAVAKGVANYFGLP, from the coding sequence TTGCGAAGACCCGTAGTAATTCCTGGCAGGCAGACTCAGGGCATGGCGATCATAATCGTCCTGACCGTAATGTTTGGATTAGTCCTTTCCGTATTTTATCAAGGTTCGGCGGCAGTTCTGGGACCTCTCGAAACAAAAGTTAAGGTTGTGGTCGATGCAGGTCATGGCGGATATGATCCGGGGGCGATCACGAAGCAGGGCGTTTACGAAAAAGAAATTAATCTGCAAATGGCCAAGCGAGTAAAGGAGCTGCTGGAGCCTGCCGGTATTGAGGTTATTCTGACCCGGGAAGAGGATATTGATTATGTTCCGGAAGGGGTCCGAGGCAGGCAGCCCAAGAAGCAGGCCGATCTTAATCATCGTATCTCCTTAGCTAACGAAGTCGAGGCCGATACCCTGATCAGCTTACATCTGAATGCAACGCCCTCAGGACGAAATACCGGTGCCGAAACCTTTTATTATTTTGATTCCGAAGAGGGGAAGCGATTAGCAGAAACGATTCAGCAGGAGCTTATCAAAGTTCCGGGAATGAATCGCAGGATTGCCAAGCCGGGGGATTTTTATCTGATCAAAAATGCTCCTATGCCTGCGGTCATTGTCGAGTTGGGCTATATCAGCAATCCCAAAGAATTGGCCAGGCTGCGGCAGTCCTGGTATCAGGATCAGTTGGCTCAGGCTGTGGCTAAAGGTGTAGCCAATTATTTCGGCTTGCCTTAA